Proteins encoded together in one Monomorium pharaonis isolate MP-MQ-018 chromosome 8, ASM1337386v2, whole genome shotgun sequence window:
- the LOC105829459 gene encoding neuropeptides capa receptor, with protein MGTSSQDENGTLDFWRDWDLSELTEVEYLNKVLGPKYLSPRLVIPLTVAYVVIFITGIFGNVATCTVIVRNSSMQTATNYYLFSLAISDLTLLILGLPNELSVFWQQYPWALGTGLCKIRAYVSEMSSYVSVLTIMAFSMERYLAICYPLHVYSISGLKRPVRFILAAWLIGMVSAIPFAIYTKVNFVEYPPGSGNYSADSAICAMLLPDMPKFPLYELSCIIFFLIPMLVILVVYTRMGLKIKSSTKETLGPIQGSHVHGDHQQVHSRKSVIRMLSVVVIMFFLCWAPFHAQRLLYIYAQESDYYPDLNEWLYILSGCLYYFSTTVNPILYNLMSIKYRHAFKQTICCRTKRPTSEILTVKEFHPRRCDSTNEPYDQSVKCSVRHMIAQAKEIFCFTSSRQENIKDNKRNNENASNFPQNAYLLQKEDSTSTFLFERGHLLAHQQPSNETTSTKRSEDAVSIAV; from the exons ATGGGGACGTCGAGCCAGGATGAAAACGGAACGCTCGATTTCTGGCGGGACTGGGATCTGAGCGAGCTGACCGAGGTCGAGTACCTGAACAAGGTGCTGGGGCCCAAGTACCTGTCTCCCAGGCTGGTGATACCGCTCACGGTCGCCTACGTGGTGATCTTCATCACCGGGATCTTCGGCAACGTCGCCACGTGCACGGTTATCGTTCGGAACTCGTCCATGCAGACAGCCACCAACTATTACCTCTTCAGTTTGGCCATATCCGACCTCACTTTACTTATACTAG gtCTCCCCAATGAGTTGAGCGTGTTCTGGCAGCAATATCCGTGGGCCCTGGGCACAGGGCTTTGCAAAATTCGGGCGTATGTCTCagaaat GTCATCCTACGTATCAGTTCTCACGATCATGGCTTTCTCTATGGAAAGGTATTTGGCCATCTGTTATCCGTTGCACGTCTATTCGATAAGCGGTCTCAAAAGACCGGTACGTTTTATCCTTGCAGCCTGGTTGATTGGAATGGTCTCGGCCATACCGTTCGCGATCTATACTAAGGTCAATTTCGTCGAATATCCGCCAG GATCGGGAAATTACTCGGCTGATTCGGCGATTTGCGCGATGCTTCTGCCTGACATGCCAAAGTTCCCCCTTTACGAACTTAGTTGCATCATATTCTTTCTGATACCGATGCTCGTGATCCTCGTGGTATACACAAGGATGGGATTAAAGATCAAGAGCAGTACCAAAGAAACACTTGGACCAATACAAGGCTCCCACGTTCATGGCGATCATCAACAGGTTCACTCCAGAAAATCTGTCATCAGAATGTTAA gcGTGGTCGTCATAATGTTCTTCCTTTGCTGGGCCCCATTTCACGCTCAGCGTTTACTTTACATCTACGCACAGGAATCCGATTATTACCCGGACTTAAACGAATGGCTCTACATTCTGAGTGGCTGTCTGTATTACTTTAGCACCACCGTCAATCCGATTCTCTACAATTTGATGAGCATCAAATACCGCCACGCATTCAAACAAACGATATGCTGTAGAACAAAAAGGCCGACGAGTGAAATTTTAACAGTCAAGGAATTTCATCCGCGCAGATGTGATTCTACAAACGAACCGTATGACCAAAGTGTTAAGTGCTCTGTTAG gCATATGATAGCCCAAGCCAAAgagatattttgttttacatcAAGCCGACAGGAAAATATCAAGgataataagagaaataatgaaaatgcaaGCAATTTTCCTCAAAATGCttatttgttgcaaaaagAAGATTCAACCTCGACGTTTCTCTTTGAACGAGGGCACCTTCTCGCTCATCAGCAGCCTAGCAATGAAACAACGTCCACGAAAAGATCGGAAGATGCTGTTTCCATAGCAGTCTAA